Proteins encoded in a region of the Zea mays cultivar B73 chromosome 4, Zm-B73-REFERENCE-NAM-5.0, whole genome shotgun sequence genome:
- the LOC100502391 gene encoding uncharacterized protein LOC100502391 has protein sequence MARASTAEGDRARQRRERAEGKTRGKTGGELGGHGWSAAARDAGRSAWRRRAGNFTAGRRPERERRGAGELQGRTAPWELRRRLWIAKAVRGQPRSKDDRGLASWRPRYNQRSLARAELHGCTMLKRPGEVDHCRGGSQARRAGKYAQEKLSTEGEELERAEEELLRACRSAW, from the coding sequence ATGGCCAGAGCGAGCACTGCTGAAGGGGACCGAGCTCGACAAAGGCGCGAGCGAGCAGAGGGCAAAACGCGGGGGAAAACTGGAGGGGAGCTTGGCGGCCATGGCTGGAGCGCCGCAGCGCGCGACGCTGGGAGATCGGCATGGCGCAGGCGCGCAGGGAACTTCACGGCTGGAAGGAGACCAGAGAGAGAGAGACGCGGTGCAGGGGAGCTTCAGGGAAGAACGGCGCCATGGGAGCTTCGACGGCGGCTATGGATAGCGAAAGCTGTGCGCGGCCAGCCGAGGAGCAAGGACGACCGCGGTCTGGCGAGCTGGAGGCCAAGGTATAACCAGAGGAGCTTGGCGAGGGCAGAGCTTCATGGCTGCACGATGCTGAAACGACCAGGCGAGGTCGACCACTGCAGGGGCGGCAGCCAAGCACGACGAGCAGGGAAGTACGCCCAAGAAAAGCTGAGCACGGAGGGAGAAGAACTGGAGCGTGCTGAGGAGGAACTGTTGCGCGCCTGCCGTTCGGCATGGTGA